GTTGCACTCCAGCGGCCGCCAGCGCTTGTTTGGTGGTGTCCACCACCGCGGGACCGAGGGTTTCTGCAGCAAACCGTTCTTCCCACGATCGCGGAAAGCGTTCCTCGGGAATGCGCCAAACGTCGAGAATTTCCACCGTGCGCGCTGCCTTGCCGACGAGGCGCGCGATGGCTTCACTGTCCGGCCCCAACACGAACGCCACCCCCGCATCGCCCCCTTGGGCCTCGCGTATGCCGCCCGGAGCGCCGACGGAGACGTCACTGGCGCACACCAAAACCCTTTGGCCCGCCTGCGCCAAGTCTAGCCCCAAGGCCACGGCCGAAGCGCCGGCACGGGTAGTGGCCGAGAGCTCGAAGGCGGCGACCGACTCGGGCAAGTCCAGCGCTGCCTGCACCGTAGCAGCATTGAGTTTCTCCGCGTACGGCGGACTCGTAGTGGCAAAGATGAGCGTGTCCACGCTGAGTCCTCCACGCAATGCATCGCGCCCCGCTTCGACCGCGAGCGAAGCCGCGTCTTCGTCGTAGCTGGCCACGGCGCGTTCCCCGCGGCCCGCACCGATCGCCTGACGCTGCAAGCGAAAGTATGGAATGTAGCTACCGTACCGAACGATTCCGGCCAAGCGAGCTTCCTCCTTTTGTCGCGTCGAAATTCGCGGCCATTGTACGCGCCGCCGCTTTTCGGGCAACCCTCGCCGACTTCAAGCGCAGAGGCGGTAAATTGGGGGCACCTGCGCGGCAGCCTGGGTGCTCACTCCGAGGTCGTGCAAGAGACCGTCCCGAATGTCGTAAATCAGGCCGTGGACAGTGAGCTCCTGCCCGCTCGCCCACGCTTTTTGCACGATCGTCGTGTGGCAGGTGTTTGCCACTTGCTGGCGGACATTGAGCTCGCACAACCGCCGCAGCCGCGCGGGCTCGTCGAGCGCATCCAACTCTGCCGCGTGCTGCAGGTACAAGTCTTTGATGCAGCGCAGCCAGTTGTCGATCAGGCCGAGCTCCCCGTGGCCCATCGCGTGAGCCACGCCACCGCAGCCGTAGTGCCCGCACACGATGATGTGCTTCACCCGCAAAACTTCCACTGCGTATTGCAACACCGACAGGCAATTGAGATCGGCGTGCAAGACAATGTTCGCGACATTGCGATGGACGAAGATTTCTCCGGGCAAAAGCCCGACAATCTCGTTCGCTGGAACGCGGCTATCCGCACAGCCGATCCATAAATACTGCGGGGCCTGCTGGCGCGACAGGCGCAAAAAGAATTCCGGGTCGCGCTGGGTCATCGAGGCTGCCCATTTGCGATTGTTTTCGAACAGCACCTGCAACGAATCTGCCGTCATGCTTCCTCCTATTGGGTGAGATTGTTGCCGGCCGCAGTCAGCGGCCCTTCGTTCCATGGTAAGCGATCGAGGTCCACGTTGCCGCCGGTCAAAATGACGACAACCCGCTGCCCGCGGCGGATCCGATCGAGCGGCGGCTGGAAGAGAGCCGCAAACGCAACGGCTGCGCTCGGTTCGACGAGCCACTTCGTGCGCTCCCACAATTGGCGCATGGCTCGCACGATGGCTTCCTCCGGAACGAGCACGACGCTGTCGAGATGCGCTCGTAATATGCCGAAGGTGCGCTCGCTCAATTGTGCTCGCAAGCCATCGGCGATCGTCACGGGGCGGTCGCATCTTTGTAGGATACCGCTTCGCAGTGACTGTGCTGCATCGCCAGCCCCTTCCGGTTCGGCAGCAAAAATTCGAACGGTAGGCTTCAAAGCGTGGATTGCCACCGACACCCCGCTGGCGAGTCCGCCGCCGCCCACGGGAACCACGACAATGTCCACGTCGGGCAACTGTTCCAGTAGCTCGAGACCAACCGTACCTTGTCCCGCGATCACGCGCGGGTCGTCGTAGGGGTGGATCAAGTGCGCGCCTGTTCGGCGCTGCACTTCTGCAGCGACACGTTCGCGATCGGCCATGGTGGCAGCGCAGTGAAGGACTTCTGCGCCGTACGCGCGCGTTGCTTCTTCCTTGCACCGTGCCGAGTTGCGGGGCATGACGACAAACGCCGGTGCGCCGCGCAGTCGTGCCGCGCGGGCCACTGCCTGGGCATGGTTTCCGGAGCTATGCGTCACCACGCCGCGAGACAAGGCATCCGCCGGCAAGGAAAATACCGCATTGCAGGCCCCGCGGAATTTAAACGAGCCGGTGCGTTGAAACTGCTCGCACTTGAACCACAGTTGGCAATGCGCCGCGTCGCTCAAACCCGCACAGGAAAGGAGGGGGGTGCGATGGATCGAGGCAGCGATGCGTCCGGCGGCTTCGCGAACGTCGGCTAATGTGATTTCCGGCATTGCTGTATGCGGCACGGCAAGGGAGCGAGCCTAGAAGGCCTCTGGGTCCCACATGGGAGTCCAGTTGTCGAGCGACAACGCGCCGTCTACCACGAGCACGGCACCATTGATGTAACGTGCGGCCGGGGAGCATAAGAAAACTACAGCAGCGGCGATCTCCTCGGGGTCTGCTAGGCGGTGTGCTGGAATGTCGCGCACGGCCAAGGCCTCGTAATCGCTGACTTCCGCGCGGCTGAACTCTTCTTCCCGCAAACCACGGGTGGAAACGGTGCCCGGCGCCAGGGCATTGACGGTCACGCCGCGCCGAGCCCAGTAGTACGCAAGGGTGCGGGTCAAGTTGACCACTCCTGCCCGTGCCGCCCCGGAGTGCGCAAAGGCGGGGGCGCCGCGCTCGAAGGAATAAATGTGAACGATATTGACCACTGCCCCGAAGCCGCGCTCGATCATGTGGCGGCCGACCCGATTCAACATATTCCAGGTGCCATTGAGGTTGAGGTCCACCACCGCCCGCCACCCGCGGTCGCTAATGTCCAGCGGGCGCGCGGGGAACTGGCCGCCGGCATTGTTCACCAGGAAGTCAATGGCGCCAAAGCGTTGGAGCGATCGCGCCACGAGGTTTTCCACTTGGTTCACTTCACGAATATTTGTGGGTACGGCCAAAGCCTCGGCGCCGAGCTCTGCGATATCCCGAGCGGTTTGCTCTAGAAGATCGGGGGTGCGAGCCGCGACAATGACGTTGGCACCGAGTCTGGCAAAAGCGAGCGCGATGGCGCGCCCGATGCCTCGGCCACCGCCCGTCACCAGCGCAGTCCGCCCGCGAAACAAGTCCGGGGCGAATACCGTGAGAGCCGGATGGAGTTCGGCCTTACTCACAGTTCTGGCAACTCCCCGCTGGCGACGCCGCGCCGGCCCGCTCGACCGGGATGGCTTTCCACCCCGCTGGCACCTGGAACTCCGCGGCATCCCAGGTCTTGGGTGTGAACGACACGAGTTCGCGGATTACGTACTCTTTCGGTGACAGTGCCTGAACACGTATGGGCACTCCCTCCTGCATCGCACGGCCGATCGCCCATTGGTCGAGCGTTTCAGGTTCCGACTTCACAGCCAGTTGTAAATCCGCGATCCGCTTCATGACGGGCGCCAGGGCCGCGGGTTCCGATGCGATCCAAAGCCAGGCCGTACCGCCGGAGGCCTGCATCCGGTAACCGCGAGTGCGAAATCCGTGGATCGTCAGCTCGCGGCCCAGAGGTTCCAACTGGGAAAGCGGGGTCGGCCTTCTCGCTGGATCATTTGGCTTGCGCCACTCCACATACGCCCGTTCTTTTGGGTGCATCCATTGCATCGATGTGTTGGCGAGATCCACGAGCACGTAGCCGCCCCCTGAGCCCACGCCGTCGAGGCGCAGGCGCTGCCCGCGGAGGCGGAATTCACTTTCCTCCAGTTGGACACCGCTATCCGGCCGGTTCGCCAGCGCCAGGAAACGCTCGATCGGGACGGCAAAGACTGTGTCGGCTTCCGTGGCTTCGCCGCCGAGGATGGTCACTAAGCGGCTCGTCTCCACTCGTAGCACGCGTACCCGCACCAGGCCGCTGGCCTCGGCTTTGGGTTGCGCATCGCTGGCGCCCGCAAGCGCACAGGTTGCGGCAACCAGGAAGAGCGCGACGCACGAAGTCCGCCGGGGCTGCAAACGGGTCCGCATATGCTTGGCCCTTTAGCACGGCGCTGGCGTTGGACTCCAGACGAAATCCCTTCGCTCATGCTGTGCCTCGAGGAAGTGCAAGAGCGTGGCCTTAGGGAATCCGGCAGGTAGCGAGGCTTTGGGCTTCGCAAAAATCTCCGTGGAGGCTGGCGCGCCCCCGGGGAGACTTTTACGTTTGCGGGTTGCCGACGAACGTTTAGTATGGGCAGCACGGCTGCCGGAGGAGGCCTACCGGTGAAACACTCTCCTGGGTTTCTGCGGCTTGTGGACAATGCGCGAAAAAACATTCGCGAAGTGAGCATCGAAGAAGTCAAAGGGATGATCGAGCGCGGCGAGGAGTTCGTGCTTCTGGATGTGCGCGAGCACGGTGAGTGGATGCAAGGGCATCTCCCCCGCGCTCGGCACCTTTGCAAGGGCGTGTTGGAACGCGACATCGAGGCGTTGTGCCCCGATGCCGCAACTCCCATCGTGCTTTATTGCGGCGGCGGCTACCGTTCGGCATTAGCGGCGGAAAGCTTGCAGCGAATGGGCTACACGCGGGTGGCTTCCATGTGGGGCGGCTGGCGCGCGTGGTTGGAAGCGGGTTATCCCGTCGAGAAGTGAGCGTCCGCGCCGACGCGGTGGAGCCCGCCGGCTCACTCACGCGTGCCGCAACGCCCGAGGTAGGGGAAAGGCAACGTTTTCTCGCACGACTTCTACCGTTTCCACCCGAGAGAACCCCAGCCTCGCCAAGTAATCCAAGGTGTCGTGCACCAAGTATTCGGGTGTCGACGCGCCCGCGGTAAGCCCTACCGTGTGGATGCCCGTCAGCCAATGCAAGGCAATGTGCTCGGCCTGTTCAATGAGCCGCGCGCTCGCCCCCTCTTTGGCGGCGACCTCCACCAACCGATTGGCGTTGCTCGAAGTCACAGAGCCCAGAACGAGCACCAAAGGCGCGCGGCGTGCCAGTTCTTTCACGGCGAGCTGGCGGTTTTGGGTGGCGTAACAAATGTCCTCCCGAGGGGGCAGGCGAATCGTGGGAAAGCGCTTCTGGAGCGCGCTGAGGATCTCTTTGGTATCGTCTACGGAAAGAGTTGTTTGGGTGACCACCGCGAGTTTATCCGGCTGCCGCACTTCGAGCCGTTTCACATCTTCGAGGTTCTCGACGAGGTACATTTGCCCGGGGGCATGCCCCATCGTGCCTTCGACTTCGACGTGGCCGCGGTGACCGATCATGATGATTTCGTAGCCCGCACGCGCGCATCGAAGCACTTGCAAGTGCACCTTGGTCACCAGCGGGCAGG
This sequence is a window from Candidatus Binatia bacterium. Protein-coding genes within it:
- the ispH gene encoding 4-hydroxy-3-methylbut-2-enyl diphosphate reductase; this encodes MAPVNGTVLLASPRGFCAGVSYAIEIVRLVLERYGAPVWVRHEIVHNRHVVDELRAAGARFVDDLAKVPEEAIVIFSAHGVSPAVRAEAKARKLRIIDATCPLVTKVHLQVLRCARAGYEIIMIGHRGHVEVEGTMGHAPGQMYLVENLEDVKRLEVRQPDKLAVVTQTTLSVDDTKEILSALQKRFPTIRLPPREDICYATQNRQLAVKELARRAPLVLVLGSVTSSNANRLVEVAAKEGASARLIEQAEHIALHWLTGIHTVGLTAGASTPEYLVHDTLDYLARLGFSRVETVEVVRENVAFPLPRALRHA
- a CDS encoding carbonic anhydrase, which produces MTADSLQVLFENNRKWAASMTQRDPEFFLRLSRQQAPQYLWIGCADSRVPANEIVGLLPGEIFVHRNVANIVLHADLNCLSVLQYAVEVLRVKHIIVCGHYGCGGVAHAMGHGELGLIDNWLRCIKDLYLQHAAELDALDEPARLRRLCELNVRQQVANTCHTTIVQKAWASGQELTVHGLIYDIRDGLLHDLGVSTQAAAQVPPIYRLCA
- a CDS encoding serine/threonine dehydratase, translating into MPEITLADVREAAGRIAASIHRTPLLSCAGLSDAAHCQLWFKCEQFQRTGSFKFRGACNAVFSLPADALSRGVVTHSSGNHAQAVARAARLRGAPAFVVMPRNSARCKEEATRAYGAEVLHCAATMADRERVAAEVQRRTGAHLIHPYDDPRVIAGQGTVGLELLEQLPDVDIVVVPVGGGGLASGVSVAIHALKPTVRIFAAEPEGAGDAAQSLRSGILQRCDRPVTIADGLRAQLSERTFGILRAHLDSVVLVPEEAIVRAMRQLWERTKWLVEPSAAVAFAALFQPPLDRIRRGQRVVVILTGGNVDLDRLPWNEGPLTAAGNNLTQ
- a CDS encoding sulfurtransferase, with the protein product MKHSPGFLRLVDNARKNIREVSIEEVKGMIERGEEFVLLDVREHGEWMQGHLPRARHLCKGVLERDIEALCPDAATPIVLYCGGGYRSALAAESLQRMGYTRVASMWGGWRAWLEAGYPVEK
- a CDS encoding short-chain dehydrogenase is translated as MSKAELHPALTVFAPDLFRGRTALVTGGGRGIGRAIALAFARLGANVIVAARTPDLLEQTARDIAELGAEALAVPTNIREVNQVENLVARSLQRFGAIDFLVNNAGGQFPARPLDISDRGWRAVVDLNLNGTWNMLNRVGRHMIERGFGAVVNIVHIYSFERGAPAFAHSGAARAGVVNLTRTLAYYWARRGVTVNALAPGTVSTRGLREEEFSRAEVSDYEALAVRDIPAHRLADPEEIAAAVVFLCSPAARYINGAVLVVDGALSLDNWTPMWDPEAF